The nucleotide sequence ACGGCCTTTGGACGACCTGATCCTGGACTGAGCTTTTCTGGGGCGGCCTTCGCGTGATTTTTACGCGGCCTTTGTGCCGTTTTACGCGGGACCGTTACGTTGTGGCCGGCGGAAAATCTTACCTGGGCGTAAAAAACCTTTAAAAAGGAAAACCCTGGCGCTCGTCGAATGGATCAGCAGGTTCAGAACACTTGGGATGGATGAGGGAAGCGGAGGATGATCAGACCATGGCCCTTTCCTACGAGGAGTTTAAAAAGGCAGCATCCAAACTTTGTGGGACCGACCTTTTTTTATATAAAAGCCAGCAGATGGACCGGCGGATCCATTCTCTCATGGGCTTTTGGGGGATCCGTGATTACGATGAATACCTTACGGTTTTAAAGACCAACCCCCAACGGTACCAAGAGTTCGTCAAACGGCTGACCATTAATGTTTCGGAGTTTTTCCGGAATCCGGACCGCTTTATCGAGTTGTGGGAGCGGTTTTTACCCGAGATTCTGCAGAAAACAGGCGGGGTCCGGATCTGGTCGGCGGGGTGTTCCAACGGGGCCGAACCTTATTCGGTCGCCATTATTTTAAGTGAGTTGAACGCGCTGCACCGGGCGTCGATTCTGGCCACTGATATAGACGAGGTGGTTTTGGAAAAAGCCCGGAAAGGAGCCTATATATTTAATGAAGTGAAAAGTTTGCCCTCTGAGTTACGGGAGAAGTATTTTCGGCAGGAGGGGGAGGTATTCTATTTTGATGAAGCCTTGAAAAAACGGGTCCAATTCAAAAAACACAATTTGTTGCAGGAACCCTTCCCCGAGAACCTGGACCTGATTATCTGCCGGAATGTGGTGATTTATTTCACGGAGGAGGCCAAGCAAAAGATCTACGTCGATTTCAACCGGGCTTTACGGGTCGGCGGCTATTTTTTAACGGGCGGCACCGAACCGATCCTCTATTACCGGCAGTATGGTTTTGAGAACGTGGCCCCATCTTTCTACCAAAAAATTGGCCCGCCGATGAGCACTGCGGGGCCGGGCAATGGAGTTTAGGATGATTAAAGGTATCGGAACCGACATAGTAGAGATCAGCCGGATCGCCAATTTGATGGCCAGACGGGGGGAGACCTTTTTGCGGCGGGTCTTTACCCCGGAAGAGTTGGCAAACTGCGGCCGGGCCGCCCACCGTTTAGCCGGACGGTTTGCGGCGAAAGAGGCCTTTTTTAAAGCCCTGGGCACCGGCTTTCGCGGCTTTAAATGGCATGAAGTCGAGGTGCACAACGACGAACTGGGTGCCCCTTATTTTTCTTTCTCCCCCCGCCTCCGGGACTATCTCCTGGCGCAGGGGGTGGGGAAGACCCATCTGTCAATTGCCCATAGTAGAGAATATGCGGTTGCGCAGGTTATTATGGAGCGGATCAAAACATGAAAGTGGCAATGGCGCAGGAAATGCGGGAGATTGACCGCCTGGCCATGGCGGAGTACGCCTATCCGGGGCTGCTGTTGATGGAACATGCGGCCCTTGCGCTCTTTCAGGCCATCAAAGCGCGGTTTCCCTTGGGGAAAGTGGGCATCATCTGCGGCAAAGGCAACAATGCGGGGGATGGCTGGGCGTTGGCCCGGCTGTTGACCCTGGACGGGGTGGAAGTGACGGTATTTACCCCCGGGGAAGAGCAGCCGCTGCCCCCGGACGCGGCGACCAACCGGGCGATCGCCCGGCGCCTGGGGATAAGGGAAGTGCCCTGGGCGACGTTGCTGGCCGCCCCCGCTATGCTCTCCTCCTTTGCGGTGCTGGTCGATGCTCTTTTGGGGACCGGTTTTCGTGGAGAAGTGGCGGCGGAGATGGCCGCCGTCATTAAAGTGCTGAATGCGGCGGACCGGCCGGTGGTGGCGGTGGATCTTCCCTCCGGCGTGGAAGCCGATACCGGCCGGGTGCCGGGCCCCGCCGTGCGGGCGACGCTGACCGTTACCTTCGGCTTGCCCAAAGTGGGCCTTTTGGTCTACCCCGGCCGGGAGTATGTGGGTGAGGTCATCGTGGACGATATTGGCCTTCCCCCGCCTTTGCTGCGGGAGCAGGCCACCGGCTATTATACTTTAAACCGGAGTGAGCTCGCCGCTCTCCTTCCGCAGCGGAAAGCGGAGGCCCACAAAGGAACCCAGGGCCACCTTTTGGTGGTGGGCGGTTCCCCGGGGATGACCGGGGCGCCGGTTTTGGCGGGGCTGGCGGCTTTGCGGAGCGGGGCGGGTTTGGTGACGCTGGGGGTGCGGGATGGCTTAACCCTCCCGGAAAAGCCGATGGAACTGATTGTCAAACCCTGGTCCCAATTGCAGTGGGACGCTTACGACGCCATTGTGGCCGGGCCGGGGCTATCGACCCAACCGGACGGGCAGGCGATCCTGGCGACCATCCTTGGTCTGGCGGGGCCCTGCCGTTTGCTGGATGCCGACGCCCTCAATCTCTTGGCCCCCATCCCCCGGTGGTGGGAGCAGGTGAAAGGGTCTTTGGTTTTGACGCCACATCCGGGGGAGATGGCCCGCCTTTGCGGACTTACCACCGGTGAGGTCCAGGCCAACCGTTTGGGGTTGGTGAAGGAAAAGAGCAGAGAGTGGGGGGTTACGCTTGTGCTTAAGGGCGCGGCGACCCTCGTGGGCAGTGGGGAGGAGCCTATCTATATTAACACCACCGGTAATCCGGCGTTGGCCACCGGGGGTACCGGGGACGTTCTCGCAGGCATGATCGGCGGCCTTTTGGCCCAGGGGTTGGCGCCCGCGCAGGCGGCGGCGGTTGGGGTCTATCTTCATGGGCAAGCCGGGGACCTGGCGGCCAGGGAGATTGGCCCGGCCGGGATCCTGGCGGGGGACCTTCTGCCGCGGATCCCGCGGGTAATGGAATGGGGGCAGGCCAATGTTGACAGATAAAGCGCATATCATCCGTCCAACCTGGGTGGAGATTGACCGGGCGGCGCTCCGCGCCAATTTAAGGGGAATCAAGGCCTTGGTTGGGCCGGACTGCCGGGTGATGGCGGTGGTGAAAGCCGAAGCCTACGGCCACGGAGCGGCCCAGGTGGCCGAACTGGCCCGGGCGGAAGGGATTGAGTGGTTCGGGGTGGCGCTGCCGGAGGAAGGGATCGCCCTCCGTCAGGCGGGCGTGGATGGGAACATCCTCGTCTTTGCGCCCTTCTTGCCGGAACAGGCCGCCACTTATTTTAACTATGACCTGGTACCGACCATTACCACCTGGGAGAGTGCGGCCGCCCTGTCCGCAGAAGCCCTCCGTCGCCACCAAAAAGCGCGGGCCCACATCAAGGTGGACACCGGGATGGGGCGGATTGGGTTTTTGGCGGCTAAGGGCGCGGCGGCGATCGAAAGAATCTTTTCCTTGCCGGGCCTAACGGTTGAGGGGATATACTCCCACTTTGCCACGGCCGACGCGGCCGATCTGACCTACGCCCGGCAGCAACTGGGCGCCTTCAGGCGGGTGGTTGAAGAACTGGAGAGCAAAGGACTCAACATTCCTTTGAAACACATCGCCAACAGCGGGGGGATTCTTAACCTCCCCGAAAGCTATTTTGACATGGTGCGGGCCGGGTTGATTCTGTACGGCATGTGGCCTTCGCCGTGGTGCGCGCAGGGGAAGATCGTGCTGAAACCGGCCTTTAGTTTAAAGACTAAAGTGGTGTTTGTGAAGAGAGTGCCGGCCGGGAGCGGCATCAGCTACGGCCAGTGCTACCATACCAGCAAGGAGACGACCATTGCCACGCTGCCCATCGGTTACGCCGACGGCTGGCTCCGGGCCCTATCGGGAAAAGCCCGGGTCCTGATCAATGGCGAGGATTACCCGGTCGTCGGCACCATCTGCATGGACCAGTGCATGGTCGACGTGGGCGACGCCCCGGTCCAAGTGGGTGATGAAGTGGTGCTGATCGGGGAACAAAAGGGGAAGGCGATCACGGTGGAAGAGGTCGCCGACCACCTGAACACCATCAACTATGAGGTGGTCTGCCAGATCAGTAGCCGGGTGCCCCGGATTTATGTCTAACCGCGGGCCGAAAGGGGCCGAAAGGCAGAACGCGGTGGAAAAAACGCGGTCAAACACGTCATAACGCGGTAAAAACACGCAAAACACGGGCCTGTGGAAAAAGGCAAAGGGGTTGTCCGCCAAGGACGGACACCCCTTTTTTATTTTCCCGGTTAGAGGATGAGCAAGACCCGGTGCTTTTCCCCGTCGTTGACGAGGGGGATCCCGGCCTCGACGTCCGCCAACCGCCCCCCATCCAGCTCCAGATAGGAGCCGCCCGTCTGTTTCCGGTCGGGGTTTTCCACTTTAATCTCGTACTCGGTCTGGCCGTACCAGTAACGGACGGAAAAGCCCGGCCAGTCTTCGGGGATGCACGGTTTGAGGTAGAGGACGGTTCCGTGCCGCCGGAGGCCTAGGATCCATTCCAAACCCGCCTGGTACATCCAGCCGGCCGAGCCCGTATACCAGGTCCACCCGCCGCGGCCGGTGTGGGGCGGGACGGAGTAAACATCGGCCGCCATCACGTACGGTTCAACCCTATAGCGCTGGACCTCATTGTAGGTCCGGGTCTGGTTGATCGGATTCAAGATCCGGAACAGGTCATAGGCCCGGTTCCCCTGGCCTAAAAGGGCCCAGGCGATCACGGCCCAGATCGTGCCGTGGGTGTACTGCCCGCCGTTCTCCCGGATTCCTTGCGGATACGCCTGGATATAACCGGGGCTGGGTTCGGTTTTGTCGAAGGGCGGCGTCAGGAGACAGATGAGCGCGCCATCTTCCCGGCGGACCAGTTTATTGTCCAAAGAATTCATCGCCAGCAAAGCCTTGTCAAGCTCGGCCGCCCCGGAGATAACGCCCCAGGCCTGGGCAATACAGTCGATCTGGCATTCCGCATTGGTGATCGAACCGATGGGCTCACCGCGGTCGTTGTAAGCCCGGCGGTACCACTGGCCATCCCAGCCGTGTTCGTTGAGGGCGACGATCAATTCGTTGCAGATGGCCGTGTAGCGCTCGGCGCGGGCGGTGTCCTTCTGCTTGACGGCAAACGGGATGAACTCCTGGAGAACATGGTAGAGGAACCAGCCCAGCCAGACGCTTTCCCCCTTGCCG is from Capillibacterium thermochitinicola and encodes:
- the alr gene encoding alanine racemase; amino-acid sequence: MLTDKAHIIRPTWVEIDRAALRANLRGIKALVGPDCRVMAVVKAEAYGHGAAQVAELARAEGIEWFGVALPEEGIALRQAGVDGNILVFAPFLPEQAATYFNYDLVPTITTWESAAALSAEALRRHQKARAHIKVDTGMGRIGFLAAKGAAAIERIFSLPGLTVEGIYSHFATADAADLTYARQQLGAFRRVVEELESKGLNIPLKHIANSGGILNLPESYFDMVRAGLILYGMWPSPWCAQGKIVLKPAFSLKTKVVFVKRVPAGSGISYGQCYHTSKETTIATLPIGYADGWLRALSGKARVLINGEDYPVVGTICMDQCMVDVGDAPVQVGDEVVLIGEQKGKAITVEEVADHLNTINYEVVCQISSRVPRIYV
- the acpS gene encoding holo-ACP synthase, encoding MIKGIGTDIVEISRIANLMARRGETFLRRVFTPEELANCGRAAHRLAGRFAAKEAFFKALGTGFRGFKWHEVEVHNDELGAPYFSFSPRLRDYLLAQGVGKTHLSIAHSREYAVAQVIMERIKT
- a CDS encoding NAD(P)H-hydrate dehydratase; this translates as MKVAMAQEMREIDRLAMAEYAYPGLLLMEHAALALFQAIKARFPLGKVGIICGKGNNAGDGWALARLLTLDGVEVTVFTPGEEQPLPPDAATNRAIARRLGIREVPWATLLAAPAMLSSFAVLVDALLGTGFRGEVAAEMAAVIKVLNAADRPVVAVDLPSGVEADTGRVPGPAVRATLTVTFGLPKVGLLVYPGREYVGEVIVDDIGLPPPLLREQATGYYTLNRSELAALLPQRKAEAHKGTQGHLLVVGGSPGMTGAPVLAGLAALRSGAGLVTLGVRDGLTLPEKPMELIVKPWSQLQWDAYDAIVAGPGLSTQPDGQAILATILGLAGPCRLLDADALNLLAPIPRWWEQVKGSLVLTPHPGEMARLCGLTTGEVQANRLGLVKEKSREWGVTLVLKGAATLVGSGEEPIYINTTGNPALATGGTGDVLAGMIGGLLAQGLAPAQAAAVGVYLHGQAGDLAAREIGPAGILAGDLLPRIPRVMEWGQANVDR
- a CDS encoding CheR family methyltransferase produces the protein MREAEDDQTMALSYEEFKKAASKLCGTDLFLYKSQQMDRRIHSLMGFWGIRDYDEYLTVLKTNPQRYQEFVKRLTINVSEFFRNPDRFIELWERFLPEILQKTGGVRIWSAGCSNGAEPYSVAIILSELNALHRASILATDIDEVVLEKARKGAYIFNEVKSLPSELREKYFRQEGEVFYFDEALKKRVQFKKHNLLQEPFPENLDLIICRNVVIYFTEEAKQKIYVDFNRALRVGGYFLTGGTEPILYYRQYGFENVAPSFYQKIGPPMSTAGPGNGV